A window of the Brumimicrobium sp. genome harbors these coding sequences:
- a CDS encoding FG-GAP-like repeat-containing protein: MKHIYLTSLCLCLGITYSLSQQLSFVEDPTAPFFDASSSRVILQDLDGDGDLDAIVAGHDAANTKYTKLYENDGNGNFTEVTGTPFAAVDYPDFAFGDVDGDGKIDIVMTGMDGVNGVTHLYKNQGNLTFTNTLNALQSVWYGAIDLGDIDGDGDLDLVLSGYQSDISTPKLFIYKNNGNGAFAAGPIMSGTMDEITSGSVKFIDADEDGDLDLLVVGLKYSPNASIAKMYMNNGSGSFTFSGSNPNPFTGTYYNSIDVGDVNNDGHLDIIITGQDDGFVRHTILYLGNGTGYTVAPISSSLLQTRNGDAKFADFNNDGNLDLIITGDGQTGAYQTKVYLGDGQAGFTEETGLGIVNIAFGKIAVGDVNGDGKVDILISGTNGDGYVAVTKLYLNDAILTPPCTPSIPSIATLSDITAECPVDLSTLTPPTSESDCDGTITGILDAYPVAYQDTTITWSYTDSEGNVVTQTQNIVITPIDNTTSVANNTITANATGNYTYYWTDCDNETVISGETTASYTPTTSGSYSVTIVSSEGCSVSSACVNISTSSLVAENASAWNMYPNPTHGALKITTNSKKENQLIKVYSVVGEVVFEKAFSGNSVSISLEKYPNGIYFIEMNGQTKKIVRN; the protein is encoded by the coding sequence ATGAAACACATTTATTTGACTTCCTTATGCTTATGTTTGGGAATAACTTATTCTTTATCTCAACAATTAAGTTTTGTCGAGGACCCAACAGCTCCTTTTTTTGATGCTTCTAGTAGTAGAGTAATTCTACAAGACTTAGATGGTGATGGGGATTTAGATGCTATTGTTGCTGGGCATGATGCAGCCAATACAAAATACACAAAACTCTATGAAAATGATGGGAATGGTAATTTCACCGAAGTTACTGGAACCCCTTTTGCCGCTGTAGATTATCCAGATTTTGCATTTGGTGATGTGGATGGTGATGGAAAGATAGATATTGTAATGACAGGAATGGATGGAGTTAATGGAGTAACACATCTATATAAAAACCAAGGAAACTTAACTTTTACAAATACCTTAAATGCCTTACAATCTGTTTGGTATGGAGCAATAGATTTAGGAGATATTGATGGTGATGGAGATTTAGATCTTGTTTTATCTGGCTATCAATCAGATATTAGTACTCCTAAATTATTCATTTATAAGAATAATGGAAACGGTGCCTTTGCTGCAGGACCTATTATGAGTGGCACCATGGATGAAATAACATCTGGAAGTGTTAAATTTATTGATGCAGACGAAGACGGAGATTTGGATTTGTTGGTGGTTGGATTAAAATATTCTCCTAACGCGAGTATTGCAAAAATGTATATGAACAATGGAAGTGGTTCTTTCACTTTTTCTGGAAGTAATCCCAATCCGTTTACTGGTACATATTACAACTCAATTGATGTTGGGGATGTGAATAATGATGGTCACTTAGATATTATCATTACAGGTCAAGATGATGGTTTTGTACGACATACCATTTTGTATCTAGGGAATGGAACGGGTTATACAGTTGCTCCTATTAGCTCAAGTTTACTACAAACTCGTAACGGTGATGCAAAATTTGCAGATTTTAATAACGATGGAAATTTAGATTTAATTATCACTGGTGATGGTCAGACAGGAGCATACCAAACCAAGGTTTATCTTGGAGATGGACAAGCTGGGTTTACTGAAGAAACAGGTTTAGGTATTGTAAATATTGCTTTTGGAAAAATAGCGGTTGGTGATGTAAATGGAGATGGTAAAGTAGATATCCTAATCAGTGGAACAAATGGTGATGGATATGTTGCTGTAACTAAATTATATCTAAATGATGCTATTCTTACTCCTCCTTGTACTCCATCCATACCAAGTATTGCAACCCTTTCAGATATTACTGCAGAATGTCCGGTAGATTTAAGTACTTTAACACCACCAACGTCAGAATCTGATTGTGATGGAACGATAACAGGAATCTTAGATGCTTATCCAGTAGCATATCAGGATACAACTATTACTTGGAGTTATACTGATAGTGAAGGCAATGTTGTAACGCAAACACAAAATATTGTAATTACTCCGATTGATAATACTACAAGTGTTGCTAATAATACAATAACAGCAAATGCTACAGGAAATTATACCTATTATTGGACGGATTGTGACAATGAAACGGTTATTTCGGGTGAAACAACTGCATCATATACACCTACAACTTCTGGTAGTTATTCCGTTACTATAGTTTCCTCTGAAGGATGTAGTGTAAGTTCTGCTTGTGTAAATATTAGTACTTCCTCACTAGTAGCCGAAAATGCTTCTGCTTGGAATATGTACCCTAATCCAACACATGGAGCACTTAAAATTACAACTAATTCCAAAAAAGAGAATCAGCTAATCAAGGTATATTCTGTGGTTGGTGAAGTTGTATTTGAGAAAGCATTTAGTGGCAATAGTGTCTCAATCTCTTTAGAAAAATATCCAAACGGAATTTATTTTATTGAGATGAATGGACAGACAAAAAAGATTGTTAGAAATTAA
- a CDS encoding ABC transporter permease: protein MKEYLNLQIKLTGRKFREIGIHPILAIVILISLLIALTIYLFEKTEFAPYIIALLAILFTTRLSEIKRIEFLKLIFKAKQYTKVRIMENLILSAPFLIILLFYRSYFAVLIVLALALILALKNIKTTYHFTIPTPYFKNPFEFLTGFRRTFYLIPLTYILAIISISVNNFNLGVFSFLLAFIIYFSYYFKPEDEYYVWSFNLSTKSFLLSKIKIALLQASYFVLPLVLVISFFYLSEIWTILLFLMIGYAFLIFFILAKYSTYPDEIGIIQGIILVLCIFFPPILLVIIPVLFSQSQKRLNYLLQ, encoded by the coding sequence ATGAAAGAATATTTGAATTTACAGATTAAATTAACTGGACGAAAATTTCGGGAGATAGGCATTCATCCAATCTTGGCAATAGTTATACTGATTTCTCTTTTAATTGCCTTAACGATTTATCTATTCGAGAAAACTGAATTCGCTCCCTATATCATCGCATTACTTGCTATTTTATTTACCACAAGATTATCTGAGATTAAGCGTATTGAATTTCTTAAACTAATTTTTAAAGCCAAGCAGTACACCAAAGTTAGAATAATGGAAAACTTAATTTTAAGCGCTCCTTTTTTGATAATCTTACTGTTCTACCGTTCATATTTTGCTGTTTTGATAGTGCTTGCACTAGCACTTATTCTTGCATTAAAGAATATAAAAACAACTTATCATTTCACTATTCCAACTCCCTATTTTAAAAATCCCTTTGAGTTCCTGACAGGTTTTCGTAGAACCTTCTATTTGATTCCGTTGACTTATATTCTTGCAATTATTTCAATTTCAGTGAATAATTTTAACCTGGGTGTTTTTTCATTTTTACTTGCCTTTATTATTTACTTCAGCTATTATTTTAAACCAGAAGATGAATATTATGTGTGGTCATTTAATTTATCAACTAAATCTTTCCTACTTTCTAAAATAAAAATCGCCTTACTGCAGGCTTCCTATTTCGTTTTACCTCTTGTTCTTGTTATTTCTTTCTTTTATTTGTCAGAAATATGGACTATTCTGCTTTTTCTAATGATTGGATATGCCTTTCTTATCTTTTTTATCCTTGCTAAATATTCAACATACCCTGATGAGATTGGCATTATTCAAGGAATCATCTTAGTACTTTGTATCTTCTTTCCACCCATACTGTTAGTTATAATTCCAGTATTATTCTCCCAATCACAAAAACGTTTAAATTATTTATTACAATGA
- a CDS encoding FAD-binding oxidoreductase, with translation MQTLKILSTSYITHDVKRIVLEKPQGFMYRPGQAALLSAKTPGWEDKKKPFTFTSLMDMPFVEFTIKIYKEHNGVTNELDKLKIGDEIILHGIKETFEYKGPGIFIAGGSGITPFIAIFRALYYSNNMRGVALLYSNHTVQDIIYHDELTMMLGAAYKNVFTRQGVIGFKERRLDRDFLLETLSSFDQRFYVCGPKGFVEDISSALLSLGARDESLIIE, from the coding sequence ATGCAAACATTAAAAATTCTGAGTACGAGCTATATTACACACGATGTTAAACGAATTGTTCTAGAAAAACCACAAGGATTTATGTATCGCCCTGGACAAGCCGCATTATTATCTGCTAAAACACCGGGGTGGGAAGACAAAAAGAAACCTTTTACGTTCACCTCATTGATGGATATGCCATTCGTTGAATTTACTATTAAAATCTATAAAGAACACAATGGCGTTACGAATGAATTAGATAAATTAAAAATAGGAGATGAAATCATACTTCATGGTATAAAAGAAACATTTGAGTACAAAGGTCCAGGAATTTTTATTGCAGGTGGTTCAGGAATTACACCTTTTATAGCCATCTTCAGAGCACTTTATTATTCCAACAATATGCGTGGAGTAGCTTTGTTATACTCAAATCACACTGTACAAGATATCATTTATCATGACGAATTAACAATGATGTTAGGAGCAGCCTATAAAAATGTATTTACACGTCAGGGAGTGATAGGTTTTAAAGAAAGACGCTTGGATAGAGACTTTTTATTGGAAACCCTCAGCAGTTTTGATCAACGCTTTTACGTATGTGGTCCAAAAGGATTTGTAGAAGATATAAGTTCTGCATTACTTAGTCTAGGTGCTCGTGATGAATCACTCATTATAGAATAA
- a CDS encoding isopentenyl-diphosphate delta-isomerase, producing the protein MDATYMKEAKAKNIKSQETASRKDSHMELALQSQVSEQDDRFYYEPMLSAHPKKGDTWKVKLGNKTLNFPIWISSMTGGTLKTNEVNKRLAIAAGKFGLGMGAGSSRIALEDTLKVKDFDLRPLLGDKVPYYLNFGIAQIEKSIQEKSIVKIQKLVEEVSADGIFIHVNPLQEWMQPEGDIIQQSPLLTIRQFIKETKLSVIVKEVGQGFGYESMKELMQLPLTAIEFAANGGTNFSLLELMRNKTKSEYLMPFVHVGHSAVEMVEISNKLLVELDKKTKCTTFIASGGIKTFLDGYYCTQLSKGNTIYGQASEMLRRAQISQEALDEFIQYQIEGLLLAKAFLKIKN; encoded by the coding sequence ATGGATGCTACATACATGAAGGAAGCAAAAGCAAAAAATATAAAGAGTCAAGAAACCGCCTCAAGAAAAGACAGTCACATGGAACTTGCTCTGCAATCACAAGTGAGTGAACAAGATGATCGTTTTTACTATGAACCTATGTTATCTGCCCATCCTAAAAAGGGAGATACTTGGAAGGTGAAGTTAGGAAATAAGACCTTAAATTTTCCAATTTGGATTTCTAGCATGACAGGTGGAACGCTTAAAACGAATGAAGTAAATAAGCGTTTAGCAATTGCTGCTGGTAAATTTGGGCTAGGAATGGGAGCTGGCTCTTCTCGTATTGCCTTGGAAGATACCTTAAAGGTGAAGGACTTTGATTTACGCCCTCTATTAGGAGATAAAGTTCCCTATTACCTTAATTTTGGAATTGCTCAAATAGAGAAATCCATTCAAGAGAAATCTATAGTTAAGATTCAAAAATTAGTAGAAGAGGTAAGTGCAGACGGCATATTTATTCATGTAAATCCTTTGCAAGAATGGATGCAGCCCGAAGGTGATATTATCCAACAGTCCCCTCTTTTAACTATACGCCAATTTATAAAGGAAACAAAACTCTCTGTGATTGTCAAAGAGGTGGGACAAGGTTTTGGTTATGAGAGTATGAAAGAGTTGATGCAATTACCTTTAACAGCTATTGAATTTGCTGCCAATGGAGGAACAAATTTTTCATTATTGGAGCTTATGCGTAATAAAACCAAGAGTGAATACTTGATGCCTTTTGTACATGTTGGGCATTCTGCAGTAGAAATGGTGGAGATTAGTAACAAACTACTTGTTGAATTAGACAAGAAGACAAAATGCACTACGTTTATTGCTAGTGGTGGAATTAAAACCTTTTTAGATGGTTATTATTGTACTCAATTATCAAAAGGAAACACGATATATGGACAAGCTTCAGAAATGCTTCGGCGAGCCCAAATTTCACAAGAAGCACTAGATGAATTTATACAGTATCAAATAGAAGGTCTTTTATTGGCTAAAGCTTTTTTAAAGATTAAAAATTAA
- a CDS encoding PepSY-like domain-containing protein, with protein MKTIKNLKNLLIISLFVVSSSAFAQDKIIPFSEAPASIQAYVSKHFPNHKVLQTEIDYEGLTKEYEVILSDNIKLEFDGKNNIKDIDAKTKLPDSVIPKEILDYVKANYPNNFIIEWDLDKTHQSVELNNDIELEFTLNGEFLRIDD; from the coding sequence ATGAAAACAATCAAGAATCTTAAGAACCTATTGATAATTAGTTTATTTGTGGTGTCTTCATCCGCATTTGCACAAGATAAAATTATCCCATTTTCTGAAGCTCCTGCTTCAATTCAAGCTTATGTAAGCAAGCACTTCCCTAATCATAAAGTGCTACAAACTGAAATTGATTACGAAGGATTGACAAAGGAATATGAAGTTATTCTAAGTGATAATATTAAATTGGAGTTTGATGGAAAAAATAACATTAAAGATATAGATGCAAAAACCAAACTTCCAGATAGCGTCATTCCTAAAGAAATCTTAGATTATGTAAAGGCAAATTATCCTAATAATTTCATTATTGAGTGGGATTTAGACAAAACACATCAATCTGTTGAATTAAACAACGACATTGAACTTGAATTTACCTTAAATGGTGAGTTTTTAAGAATAGATGATTAA
- a CDS encoding hydroxymethylglutaryl-CoA reductase, degradative translates to MDKKHQIIGGFSKKSNSEKLEVVAQQHPDAEFAKKIYQSFHHRDAKMQTTLEEFSENTITNYPLPYCVCPNMLINGKSYIVPMVIEESSVVAAASKSAKIWFSRGGFKTEIIGTEKVGQVHFLWLDDVQLLKARFAELKQLLLSETGEITHNMVKRGGGITDIELRDLTSKEPGLMQLFCTFETDQSMGANFINSCLEQFAKTFKRWHSEQAEFKKDGLEVIMCILSNFTPNCRVRCWVECSINELDDIVPGMTGKEFARRFRLGMRVAELDPYRAATHNKGIFNGIDSVILATGNDFRAVEACGHAYASHTGHYSSLTHVEITDSHFKFTLEIPLAIGVVGGLTNLHPLVKMGLELLGHPNVKELMSIAAAAGLANNFSAVKSLVTVGIQKGHMKMHLLNILKQLNVPEEHHKEVVEYFKDKVVSVAEVRKITKEWV, encoded by the coding sequence ATGGATAAGAAACACCAGATAATAGGGGGATTCTCAAAAAAAAGTAACAGTGAAAAGCTAGAGGTCGTTGCGCAACAACATCCTGATGCTGAATTTGCTAAAAAAATCTATCAAAGTTTTCATCATAGAGATGCTAAAATGCAAACTACATTAGAGGAATTTAGTGAGAATACGATCACAAATTACCCTCTTCCTTATTGTGTGTGCCCAAATATGCTTATCAATGGGAAAAGTTATATTGTTCCTATGGTAATAGAAGAGAGCTCTGTAGTGGCAGCTGCATCTAAAAGCGCTAAAATCTGGTTTTCTCGTGGTGGATTTAAAACGGAAATCATAGGTACAGAGAAAGTAGGACAAGTACATTTCCTTTGGTTAGATGATGTTCAACTGTTGAAGGCACGTTTTGCTGAGTTAAAACAACTTTTACTATCAGAAACAGGTGAGATTACGCATAATATGGTTAAAAGAGGTGGTGGAATTACAGATATTGAATTACGTGATTTAACTTCAAAAGAACCGGGTTTAATGCAATTATTCTGCACTTTTGAAACCGATCAATCCATGGGAGCAAACTTTATTAATTCATGTTTGGAACAATTTGCTAAAACCTTTAAAAGATGGCATAGTGAACAAGCTGAATTCAAAAAGGATGGATTAGAGGTAATCATGTGTATCCTCTCTAATTTTACCCCCAATTGTAGAGTAAGATGTTGGGTAGAATGTAGTATTAATGAGTTAGATGATATTGTTCCAGGGATGACGGGAAAAGAATTTGCTCGAAGATTCCGCTTGGGAATGCGTGTGGCTGAATTGGATCCATATCGTGCAGCTACACACAATAAAGGTATATTTAATGGAATAGATTCCGTAATTTTAGCTACAGGAAATGATTTTCGTGCAGTAGAAGCATGTGGGCATGCTTACGCTTCTCATACAGGTCATTATTCATCATTGACACATGTAGAAATTACAGACTCACATTTTAAATTTACTTTGGAAATACCTCTTGCTATAGGTGTGGTTGGTGGTTTAACAAATTTGCACCCACTTGTAAAAATGGGATTAGAATTATTAGGACATCCCAACGTGAAAGAACTAATGAGTATTGCTGCCGCTGCTGGGTTGGCAAATAACTTCTCTGCTGTGAAATCATTGGTAACTGTAGGTATTCAAAAAGGGCACATGAAAATGCATTTGCTGAATATCTTGAAACAATTAAACGTTCCAGAAGAGCACCATAAAGAAGTAGTTGAATACTTTAAAGATAAAGTGGTTTCTGTTGCAGAAGTTAGAAAAATAACCAAAGAGTGGGTATAA
- a CDS encoding ABC transporter ATP-binding protein, with translation MKFEKGKVYGIVGENGAGKTTLFRCISELEKYEGEIISDLQPLKNYTGLLLTNPYFFSRITGREYLQLLCNARQVEIRDFEKQNIFDLPLNQYASTYSTGMKKKLAIMAILLQENQVFILDEPYNGVDIQSNLIITELILELKRLNKTVIISSHIFSTLNETCDEIHLLKTGELIKTVQKEGFQALEEEMKRISIGDKLKAIQLK, from the coding sequence TTGAAATTTGAGAAAGGAAAAGTATATGGTATTGTTGGAGAAAATGGAGCAGGTAAAACAACTCTTTTTAGATGTATTTCCGAATTAGAGAAATATGAAGGAGAAATAATATCAGATCTACAACCATTAAAAAATTATACCGGCTTATTACTTACCAATCCCTACTTCTTTTCGCGTATTACAGGTCGTGAATATTTACAGCTTTTATGCAATGCTCGACAAGTAGAAATCCGAGACTTTGAAAAGCAAAATATTTTTGATTTACCACTGAATCAATACGCCTCTACCTATTCTACTGGTATGAAAAAGAAGTTAGCAATCATGGCAATATTGTTACAGGAAAACCAAGTTTTTATACTAGATGAGCCATATAATGGTGTTGATATTCAAAGCAATCTAATCATTACGGAACTCATTCTTGAATTAAAAAGACTAAACAAGACCGTCATAATATCTTCACATATTTTCTCGACTCTAAATGAAACTTGCGACGAAATTCATTTATTGAAAACTGGAGAGTTAATAAAAACCGTACAAAAAGAGGGGTTTCAAGCATTAGAAGAGGAAATGAAACGAATATCAATAGGTGACAAATTAAAAGCGATACAGTTAAAGTAG
- a CDS encoding GIY-YIG nuclease family protein, which yields MKTTKKPFVYLLTNKSNTVIYTGVTSNLPKRISQHKNKIYEGFTSKYNADKLVYYERFTLITEAIKREKQIKGYRREKKVNLIIEKNPTWDELPIPTD from the coding sequence ATGAAAACCACTAAAAAACCTTTTGTTTATTTATTAACAAATAAAAGCAACACTGTTATTTATACAGGTGTAACAAGTAATCTTCCCAAACGTATTAGTCAACATAAAAATAAGATATACGAAGGATTTACCTCAAAATATAACGCAGACAAGCTTGTGTATTATGAAAGGTTCACTTTAATAACTGAAGCAATAAAAAGAGAAAAACAAATCAAAGGTTATCGAAGGGAAAAGAAAGTGAACTTAATCATAGAAAAGAATCCTACTTGGGATGAGTTACCAATTCCTACTGATTAA
- a CDS encoding leucine--tRNA ligase gives MEYDFRAIEQKWRRFWQEHKTYASEMDTSKPKYYGLTMFPYPSGAGLHVGHPLGYIASDVYARYKKLKGYNVLHPMGYDSFGLPAEQYAIQTGQHPAVTTDQNLKRYREQLDLLGFSFDWEREVRTSDPQYYKWTQWIFKELFASYYCNKTKKAQPIEQLIALFEKEGNENIDAANNCEITFTAEEWKTFNPQEKADILMDYRLTYLADSWVNWCPALGTVLANDEIVNGVSERGGHPVEQKLMRQWSMRITAYADRLLQGLEGLDWTDAVKDIQRNWIGKSVGASVRFKLDGHSEDITVFTTRPDTIFGVSFMVLAPEHELVNQITTAAYKEAVESYQKQAGLKTERDRMADTKTVSGQFTGAYAIHPFSGEKIPVWIGDYVLASYGTGAVMAVPCGDQRDWNFATKFDIPIKNIFDNVDVSEAAYAEKKGKIANSEFLNGLEIPQAMQAAIQALEEQKIGKAKTNFRLRDAVFSRQRYWGEPFPVYYTNGIAEVIEDNYLPIELPEVDNYLPTPDGRPPLGNAKNWFWDSTKKELTSKDGAAHPMELNTMPGWAGSSWYFLRYMDPHNTTAFAAKDKVDYWNQVDLYIGGAEHATGHLLYARFWTKFLFDSGYIPFEEPFQKMINQGMILGRSSFVYRTHLDISIKESNEEFDGFLLNFIKNHPIFISAKQLNNPNHPGIQAVIDKLKAKFIAEHPHIEITGIKLYDHIAPIHTDISLVDGDKLNIEGFRNWRPEFKHAEFVLEDNGTYLCGHEVEKMSKSKYNVQNPDDLVEKYGADTLRMYEMFLGPLEQAKPWDTKGINGVHNFLRKLWRLFHDENNQVAISNEEPSKESLRSLHKTIQKLQDDMDRYVFNTTVSALMICVNELSEQKCNHKTILNDLVILLAPYAPHIAEELWAKLGNAEGTVSSASYPVANTSFLEDDNVNYPISFNGKMRFNLEFPKTMSKEDIEKEVLAHEKSQKYLEGNTPKKVIVVPGKIVNIVM, from the coding sequence ATGGAATACGACTTTAGAGCAATTGAACAAAAGTGGAGAAGGTTTTGGCAAGAACATAAAACCTATGCTTCTGAAATGGATACGTCTAAACCAAAATATTATGGTTTAACCATGTTTCCTTATCCTTCAGGAGCAGGTCTGCATGTGGGACACCCACTTGGATACATTGCCTCTGATGTTTATGCGCGTTATAAAAAATTAAAAGGATACAATGTGTTACATCCAATGGGATATGATTCCTTCGGTTTGCCAGCTGAACAATATGCGATACAAACCGGACAACACCCTGCTGTAACAACAGACCAAAACTTAAAACGATACAGAGAGCAACTAGATTTACTCGGTTTTTCTTTCGACTGGGAGCGAGAAGTACGTACTTCAGATCCGCAATACTACAAGTGGACACAGTGGATTTTTAAAGAATTATTCGCTTCTTACTACTGTAATAAAACCAAAAAAGCACAGCCCATTGAGCAGCTGATTGCTTTATTTGAAAAGGAAGGAAATGAAAATATAGATGCTGCCAACAATTGTGAAATTACTTTTACAGCAGAAGAATGGAAGACATTTAATCCACAAGAAAAAGCCGATATTTTAATGGATTATCGTTTAACTTATTTGGCTGATTCATGGGTAAATTGGTGTCCTGCCTTAGGAACAGTACTTGCCAACGACGAGATTGTAAATGGTGTTTCTGAACGTGGAGGTCATCCCGTAGAACAAAAATTGATGCGTCAATGGTCTATGCGTATCACAGCTTATGCAGATAGATTATTACAAGGCTTGGAAGGCTTGGATTGGACCGATGCAGTAAAAGATATTCAACGCAATTGGATAGGAAAATCGGTAGGTGCTTCAGTACGATTTAAACTTGATGGACATTCAGAGGATATTACGGTATTTACAACTCGCCCTGATACTATTTTTGGTGTTTCCTTTATGGTATTGGCACCAGAACATGAATTGGTGAATCAAATTACTACAGCAGCATACAAAGAAGCAGTTGAAAGTTACCAAAAGCAAGCAGGCTTAAAAACCGAACGCGATCGAATGGCAGATACCAAAACTGTTTCAGGACAATTTACGGGTGCTTACGCTATTCATCCTTTTTCAGGAGAGAAAATCCCGGTTTGGATTGGAGATTATGTATTAGCTTCTTATGGAACAGGTGCTGTTATGGCTGTTCCTTGCGGAGATCAGCGTGACTGGAATTTTGCTACAAAGTTTGATATTCCGATTAAAAATATCTTTGATAACGTGGATGTTTCAGAAGCTGCGTATGCTGAAAAGAAAGGAAAAATTGCCAATTCTGAGTTTTTAAATGGATTGGAAATTCCACAAGCTATGCAGGCTGCAATTCAAGCATTAGAGGAGCAAAAAATCGGAAAAGCCAAAACAAATTTTAGATTAAGAGATGCTGTTTTCTCTCGTCAACGTTATTGGGGAGAGCCTTTCCCTGTATATTATACTAACGGAATTGCTGAGGTCATTGAAGACAACTATCTTCCTATTGAATTACCCGAAGTAGATAATTATTTACCCACTCCAGATGGCAGACCTCCTTTAGGAAATGCAAAAAATTGGTTTTGGGATTCTACTAAAAAGGAACTTACGTCAAAAGATGGTGCAGCACACCCTATGGAATTAAACACCATGCCAGGTTGGGCTGGAAGTTCTTGGTATTTCTTGCGTTATATGGATCCACACAATACAACTGCTTTTGCTGCTAAAGACAAGGTGGATTATTGGAATCAAGTGGATTTATACATCGGTGGAGCAGAACATGCAACAGGTCACTTGTTATATGCCCGTTTTTGGACAAAATTCTTGTTTGATAGCGGATATATCCCTTTTGAGGAACCTTTCCAAAAGATGATTAACCAAGGAATGATTCTAGGAAGAAGTAGTTTTGTATATAGAACGCACTTAGATATTTCCATTAAAGAAAGTAATGAGGAATTTGATGGTTTCTTGTTGAACTTCATAAAGAATCACCCTATTTTCATTTCAGCAAAACAGTTGAATAATCCAAATCATCCTGGAATACAGGCAGTGATTGATAAATTAAAAGCAAAATTCATTGCTGAACATCCACATATAGAGATTACAGGAATTAAATTATACGACCATATCGCTCCTATCCATACAGATATTTCCTTGGTAGATGGTGATAAATTAAATATAGAAGGTTTTAGAAATTGGCGTCCAGAATTTAAACACGCAGAATTTGTGTTGGAGGATAATGGCACTTATCTCTGTGGACACGAAGTAGAGAAGATGTCAAAATCAAAATACAACGTACAGAATCCCGATGATTTAGTAGAAAAATATGGAGCAGATACTTTGCGTATGTATGAAATGTTTTTGGGTCCTTTAGAACAAGCAAAACCATGGGATACGAAGGGTATCAATGGAGTACATAACTTCCTACGTAAACTTTGGAGATTGTTCCATGATGAAAACAACCAAGTGGCTATTTCGAACGAGGAACCAAGCAAAGAATCTTTAAGATCGCTTCATAAAACCATCCAAAAATTACAAGATGATATGGATAGATACGTATTTAATACGACTGTATCAGCCTTGATGATTTGTGTGAATGAATTAAGTGAGCAAAAATGCAATCATAAAACGATTTTAAACGATTTAGTGATACTATTAGCACCTTATGCTCCCCATATTGCTGAAGAGTTATGGGCAAAACTTGGAAATGCAGAAGGAACTGTTAGTTCTGCAAGCTATCCAGTGGCTAATACATCATTTTTAGAAGATGATAATGTAAATTACCCTATCTCTTTTAATGGTAAAATGCGTTTCAATTTAGAATTCCCGAAAACAATGAGTAAGGAAGACATTGAAAAGGAGGTTTTAGCCCATGAAAAATCACAAAAATACTTAGAAGGGAATACGCCTAAAAAGGTAATTGTGGTACCAGGAAAGATTGTGAATATTGTGATGTAG